AGGATCCGGCGGCTCTGCTGCACTGGATTGAAACCCACTGTGGCGACAGGCATCCGCTGACCATTATTAAAGACCTGCCTGTCGCTTCGCCTCTGTTGTCGGCGGACGATAACGACTACAGCCGTCGTCTGATTGACGCGGCGGAGGCTCGGGGTTATATCAGCGTGGAAGGCCAGGCGCTGGCGGTGGTGCCCATCGATTTTACCAGCACCGATGAGTTTCTGGCGCGCATGTCCCGCAGCCGGCGGCGAAACCTCCGCCGTAAACTTCGCAGCCGGGATGCGCTGCGGGTTGAGGTGATCCCCTGCGGTGACGATCGTCTGGCCAATGCCGGCTGGCGAGCGCAGCTGTATCAGTTTTACCTTTCCGTCTGGCAGCAAAGTGAAGTGCATTTTGATCTGCTAAGCGCCGGGTTCTTTGACCATCTTTTGCTGGATAAACACAGTGCGGGCAAGCTGTTTTGTTACTGGCATGGCGAACGCCTGGTGGGCTTTAATCTCTGCTACCAGTATCAGGGCCGTCTGGTTGATAAATACATCGGCTTCGATTATTCGCTGGCGTTGAAATTTAACCTCTATTTTGTCAGCTGGTTTGTCAATCTGGAGTACGCCATCGAACAGGGGTTGCAGGAGTACGTTGCGGGGTGGACCGACCCGGAAGTTAAAGCCAGTCTTGGGGCCAGTTTCACCTTTACTCGTCATCTGGTTCGCGTGCGTAATCCGATTATTCGGGGGGCCGTGCGTTATTTCCGCCATTATCTGGAGAGCGATAACAAATGGGCCGGTTCTCCCCCTACCTGACGGCTGACGATCCGCCACTGGTGCTGGACTTTGATGGTTCGGTGGCGGATCTTGATGGCGCAACGGTACTGCCGCTTTCCCTCTGGCAGCAGCGTATTCGCTTTGGTGCCCGCTGGCCGCACTGGCGACAGTTAACGGCCGAGAGTCAAAAACT
The sequence above is a segment of the Erwinia sp. SLM-02 genome. Coding sequences within it:
- a CDS encoding GNAT family N-acetyltransferase, with translation MTEGYVNQLEPAGLIAAFAMHPPEGFDVRIAENGLPLFTTQFDLLTTVDPALRQRLARWPGYPGWRKWLTLETCFIGATTSEYACLPRQQDPAALLHWIETHCGDRHPLTIIKDLPVASPLLSADDNDYSRRLIDAAEARGYISVEGQALAVVPIDFTSTDEFLARMSRSRRRNLRRKLRSRDALRVEVIPCGDDRLANAGWRAQLYQFYLSVWQQSEVHFDLLSAGFFDHLLLDKHSAGKLFCYWHGERLVGFNLCYQYQGRLVDKYIGFDYSLALKFNLYFVSWFVNLEYAIEQGLQEYVAGWTDPEVKASLGASFTFTRHLVRVRNPIIRGAVRYFRHYLESDNKWAGSPPT